The genome window TCTCTACAACGTTAATTCGACaataacgaaaatattttggaatgtTTGAACTTTAACGATTTTTGAGACATTCTCATGCCATTATCGTTACAGTTAAAGATATGCAAGTTAAATGGAAATCAATCAGAGACAACTTCGCCAGGCAGTTGCGCTTTCAAGACCAGGTCAAAAGTGTTCCTAATTATTCAAATCCAACCAAAAAGTACATGTTCATGGATCAGCTATCGTTTCTTCAGCCATACATCCACAAAAGGTAAAAAAGTAGAATAATATTTCCTTCATCATTCCCGGCATCTCTCCTTTCCTCTTTGGAGAATGGCAATATcctgttttcttttttcgtCTCGGCATTACAACTTCAAGTTCACCACAAAAATCACCGTGACATTGTTATTGATTCAATATTCTAGAGAAAACAGAATCGCTTTCTCCGAAGACAGCAAAGACAGTGCCGGAACAGACTCGGAAGGGAGTCTGGGAGTGTCGGAGTCCAAGCCTCTTACGTCTTCCGGCGACTTCTTGGAGGTGTCATCGGCCTCCCCATCACAAATGCAATTCGTGTCCATTCAACCCAAACCATTCGTTGCTGGGACTCTAACTCCCGTCGATCTCAACTCAGGTTTGAGTTTCGGAGAGGAACCGCCTATGAAGAAGGTGGCCAAGTGCTTAGAGGAGTTGGTCAGCTTTCAAAAGGAGCAGAAGGATGACGATCCCATGGGGAACAGGAAGTTTTTGCTGTCGCTGTTGCCCTTCATGAAGAAATTGCCCGATGATGTCAATTTGGAGGTACGATTGCAGTTGATGAGCGTGCTAGAGACTTATACTTCCTCGAAGAATGTTCTCACTGCTCCGTAATGGTGTTAGAGATAGGATTGTGAAATAATGTTAGGTTGCAAGAAACAAATAAACGTGTTACGGTACTGAGCATTGTAATGATAAGGAGTCAGGAAGAGGCCAGGCAGGAATAACCGATTAGGTTGGAGATAAGGCTGTCGCAGATACTCGTGTCGTGTGAAATTGGACTAGAAAATATCGCCTGCTTTAGTTGGCAACTATATACTTTGAAACTGAAACTGAAACGCAAACTCAAACTTCAACcatctgtttttttatttctcctcCCAGTTTCAGGATTAGATTTATAGCCCACTTTTTGCTCCCCCTACAGACGAAATTTGAccataataattttagttggGTCTGGCCAAACCTGTCTGCAGTCCGTATTATAAAATTCCAAGTTGCTTGGGATCCGTTTGATAAACTGTTCGCTCGGGACCCCAAAGCGGCCTGTCAAGTGTCAGGCTCGGAGAACGAACGAAAAACAGACTCAGTCAGGAGAAAAAGAGATCGCGACCAACGAGAATCGAGATCTTGAATTTTATTAGCTTCAAACTTTCTTCATTAacttttttcgaaactttagctCCGTAATATCATTTTACTGCGAGTGCGAGATGAGGTGGCATTATCACACGCGTTTGTGAGCTGAAAAAAGTGGTCTGCCGCACGGGtgtggtaaaaaatattatcgcACACGAGAGGAAGTCGCATGTGTTAGTGTCAAAAAATTTTGCGGGCAATATCAAGCAGTTGCGATTAAAATGCGTGTGGTAAACCCATGAAAGATTTAAACTCAACTGGGCAACTCTTGGAAAAAGAGATCGATTAAGGCTTAGCGCGCACTTGCGATTTTCTGTCGTGCGATTGTTTAGTTGCAAAAACgaaacacatatttttaaatacaggatgtcccaaaaatattCTGACAAAGTTTAAGGGGAGGCGGAGGACAttaatacaaacttttttccttaacaAACATATGctcacaaaataaaaaatatacgttaatttcttatttgaaaaacttactGACGTACCGATGGATTTCAAGAGGAGATACTGTAGCCTGGCCCGTCTATTCTCCTGATCTCAACAttctggattttttcctttggagtTATCTCAAATCTCTGGTCTACGAAACGTCTACTCATACTGAGGAAGACCTCTTAGCAAAAATAATGTTGCACCTATCTAGAAGCTATTCCCGAAATAGTCCATAGAGTTTGCGAGTCAATGAACTGACGGTTCAATCTTTGTATTGAAGCAAATGGTCGACAttgtaaacatatttttgggacactctgtatagatGTGCgcaattacaattaaaaaatcgcagcGACTAAAAAGTTGCAACTCGCTCTGTTTTTCTTGCGACTCGATTGTCGCaagttaaaatgaaacattcaCACTACCATAGAGCTGCACgcatttgttgttttttaatcGCAGCTTTAGCATTTTTTGGTGCTTTGGCAGCCAAAGTGagtttagttttaaatttcgactataggataataataatgttggaacgctcaaatttaattttggttgTTATCGACAGTGAACAATTAACACTAGCGGTAGAAAACGGATCTTcgctttataataaaaaattaaagggtCAAATGTTCCTCTGTTGATGCAGTCTTCCTCCATCTAGTGTTTTGATAAGTTATATGAGGCCCCACTAGTCCAAGCAATTCATTAAAACTATTTGCGCTCATACGATAAAATTGGAAGATTTTTCGCGGATGTTCTGTTAACTCGTGATGGAGTATGTGAAACTGCCCTCTTAGCAATCTGCTGTTTACAATTGGATGCGCCCAATAGcgcttttgctttttttctcatttccaGCATTTATCTCTTCGAATTCTATTTTGCTATTGTGACgcgacaaaaaaattgtaagtgCGCGTACGGGTTAAGTATCAGTTTTATCCATTCCAGCCACATTGcttcaacattttcaattgctaAAATATGCAAATCTTAAAAGATTTCGTTCCTCTAAGTTCCATATGTAGAATCTCGTCGATCAGACGAAATTCAGGTAAGTCGCTGACTGAAGGCCAGGTAGAAATCACACGCACCACACTGGAGACTTGGGAGGTCATAGTTATATAATTTCCTCGGCATTTATgcaagaaataataataaatttcaggttttatGATAGCATCGCTCGTTTTAACGTGGAAATCTTCTGATCGAGAAAACCGACCAAGGTGACACCGATACGAGGCAGCGCTGATGCAATCGGACGCCCGCAAAGTTGTTCCAATCGAGTTTTGCATAGAAAAACCGACGCTATCGCATTATTCATCTCAGCTTACTGACAAACAACCAATCGCGACTTTGAgaaattcatataaattttgttacattGGACCAGTTAGAGCCAGTTGAGCCTTAAATAGTCGCGATATCATACCAAAAATACTACCCTCTCTCAATCCACATTAACGTCACCCATAGTTCCTTCTAGTATGCAGTCGACAATGAAAATCTCTTATTCCGCCCCCAAAAAAGGTCTCCCactgtgcaaaaattaaatatttcttttccattacCCACATCAAGGTCCGTTCAATGTGTCCACATTAGGGCGATTGtaagaaattatgtaaattcaTTTGGGAGGACCCTTTATGCCAAACCTCCCTTCTTTTGCGCTTCAGGTGTTTGGCCATTGTGCTTCGAGCGGAAAATATCTAAAACGAGAGCCGACCGGTCTTCGATCTTCAAATCACCCCTCGGAGAAGAATGATGGGAAGGGAAGATCGTGGACCCACCGTATAATGCGTATAAACAGGGTGGTATTTTAAACTGAGAGAATATAAGGAAAACTGTTCTTAATGTTTGGAGTGGAATTaacgatataaaaaattcccatAAAAGTTTACCCAgaacatgtttttttataattaaacgCATCGCAGGTAGTAAGCTGacatttaaatcaaattattttttgacgttATATAGACGTTATAGAAAGTACGTGATAGTAACGTTATTTCTTAGGTCCACTTGTGTACCTTGACTTTAAACTCGAATTGAAATTACATTTCATATTTGACATATATTCCATtgtttatttgtcaaaatctcTCGAGTCTGAACTGAAATTATAAAACCCGGCCTTGGTCAtgcaacaataaatataatgcTTTGTTAATATACTTTTAATAGcattttaactgttttttaacactttcgGGGCCCGTGAttgcatttaattattttaaatggttaatttataaatgtaaGGTGATCTATAGGatgacgaaatatttttatggttatTGGAAGGACCTCGAAAACTGCCAGAGCTACAAAGTCCCTTAAATGAAGAAGGAATTTCAGTGATTATTAAACCAATTTAAGGTATCTTCCATCATTTCGGGAAAACTTATGTATTAATTAGCAAAACCTCGATTTTTATATCCAACTTAATTGCGTTATTACTGGgtttagaaaaattatgtaaatttacaGGTTGAAGAATGGAGATCCTTATTAACAATAAAGGTGAATCAGATTGATTATGTCGATTGTCATTTCTGGGATATGGcataaatttagttttcagAGTCCAGCATGGCAGTCCACTAAGGTTTTTGCCACAGGGCATCTTGGTGAGGCTGCAGAGCGTGCTTGCTCCTTTTGACCATCACCGGTGAATTGAGGACCACACTGGGAATTGCGTTAAACTATTTGAGGTTGCCGGAACTTCCAGTCCGGATCAAAAGGGACGCTATGACTTCCCACCAGAGGTTATGGTGTGAAATCAAAAACTAGGCCAAATTGGTCATTCAAGGGTTGTGTGAAAATTTCAGACTGCGAATTGTTAGCAACAACCAATTATATACAGAGTTGGTCTGTATATTTAAACAATGCCTCCCacttttgttataaaaaaagaggaacattttaaatacgAAAGTTGTAGGGTTTATCATTAATCGCCAGAAAATATTACGTAACACAACAGCTAAATGTTGCAAAGTTAAGAAGACACAAAACCGGTACatttataatgaaacactctgtatattttataaaaatttaatgcaccttattttctttatgtttatattaaaaacaaatttcgcGATaggtgttatttatttttttaaattaaagttgcTGTGAATAAACAAATCGCCCGAACGctattagtaattattatttattcatctgtcacattttcttcattacaTCCGTAAAATAGGTTAGacaaaagaagaaaagttagAAATTATTCGTGTGTATTACAAAAACACCAATAATATTGCTCAAGAACAAACGAAGTATCAGCGCATTCACATCCATATGCCAGTTTCTGCTGGGtccactttttattttttatttttttattttacggaTGGAACGAAGAAAATGTGACAgctgaataaataataattactaatgacGTTCGGtccatttgtttattcatgaCAATTgtgatttggaaaaacaatataatcccgatttttaaatgcaaataccgCGAAAACGGCTAAACCAAATGTCAACAtgttatgtatttttgaaatcagaaaataaaggtctattaaatttttaaaaaatatacagagtattccATAATACATTTACCGGCTTTGtgtccttttttaactttggaATATTCATCTGTTGCATTGTGTAACATCTTCTGGCGATTTAGGACAAACCCTACAACTCTTAtatttaaagtgtttttctttatgCTATAATAAAAGTGGTAGGCACTGTCTGAATATACGGGCCAACTCTGTACACATGCACGTGATTTGCACACTTACATGAATGAGCAAAGTGCACTGTTCACAAACCATATGATTGCCGTTATTTCTCGCATTTCCATTCTTAATACAGAATCGTAATGTACAGGGTTTAACAATAGTCCGTCAGCCTTCGGTGGCTCGATAGCttaggaattttatttgaGTGTTGACCTATATCCTACAGAACctattttaggaaaatatttttatatataaagaatacagggtggtccaaaaaAGCGtagcaaatttaaattatatatttttttcatttattattccGTGGACGATTCTAACAAAGCGATAAACTACTAGTCTTCTATGTGGATATCTTTAATGCTATTTGTGTGAAAGCTTCAGGATATGCACAATGATGCCTATGCGTCATTTCATTCAACAGGGATTGTCgcctgcatttttaaaaaatcaatctgcatatttttcttttccacTTACATGGGAATCATGGTTTCATGGAAAgaactataaataaaatttgtcgtATTTGAAGGACGTTTTCATGTATTCGAAATCATTCTTTAACATTCAACAGcaaaaaattcctcaaacTCACTTCATAAACTAAATTTACCCAAGCACaatagttaattaattaaaaagccTCGTGTTCGTGTCTGTTTTCTCGAAATATGCACACAATAATAAGTTACTTTctaaattatgttaaatttttataagagCTAACGAACTTCACAAATGGGACCTATAAGAACTACTACAACAATGAAAATCGtacattttttgtgaaataaatttcaacatgTCGCGACTCTAAAGCACAGAATCCGGCATTGTTGTAAAAAACAAgctcaaataatatttatacaaGAAACTAGTTCTTAGCAAGGTCGGACAGTCATATGcttgttttattatgtttattagCTAATGTTTGTAATATAAGTTGTGCAAtagaaataaaactttatagTCATGAGAAAGTGCGTTTTTCCTCGTCCCAAAACTTCAAAGCTGCAGAACAGAAATTATTGTCATCATTAAACATGCTCGcatgttttttttccttaaattagACGTTCAATAATTAAAGTTCTTGCTGTGCAACTcgttttagagattttttcattaatatttaatttaacactaATTAACTCCAAAAATTCTTGTGTTCGGTTACGGTGCTGCttattgaaataaacattCAACGTGTGCAGCAATGGGTACCGCAGGATTTCTCAGCTTATTTTACACGCAGATGTTGAGTGTTTTTAAACACAAGATGTAACAGAAGCTACAGTAGAATAATAAACTTAATCGAAAAggaataataaagaaatttgagTGATAAATTTGTGGATTGAACGTTACCCAATTAACACTGGAGTGTATTAAATTGTGTACGTACGAGTAACGCGATGTTTGGACGAcctataatttttacaaacaaattgTTTACCGCCCAAACCGTTATGTGATAACATTTTTCGGTATGTTTAATCTGTTGCAccttcaaaattataattttatttatttattacattttgcTGACAATCCGCGAACGAGCTTATTTAGCTACAAGGAATTCTTAAaccaagaaatatttcaactcAACATTAATGGAACTTCATGATATTTACATCACAAAATTGACTTTTCGTGCTGTATAAGACAAAGAAATggctaaaaatataattcgtcAATATGTCTCCTGAAAATGTAGGAAGAAGATAGCACGACCGCATGACCTTAATTTGTTCATGACACTTATTGGGATATCATTAGAAGTTACgtaaaaatcagaaataaaatattcgtgACGAAAACTTGGAATCACTAGCAATAATCACTGAAAGTCAAAGGACCAAGACTGATCAAAAAATGCAGACATCAAAAGGGTCCTTTGTGAGGTATTTACGCAAAATGGAATTCCGAATTAGGCCTCAATGCATTTCTCAAATATTACtatgcatttttcaaatgcttATGAATTTTGTAAAGATAGTTGAAGCCCACCAATTAAAGTTTACAGATATGCGTTTACGTATActtttaaatagttttcaatatttcgctcaataaaaaatcacttCTCACCGAATTGGATTTTTCATGGATAGCCCTGTTCCCTTTTCAACGGCGATCAACAGTAGTAGTGACTATTGgcggaaatatcaaaaactacaaaaatttcatttaacacTTACACCTGTAAGGTGTGTGTGagttaattttaggttttcGATCATCTATACCTTGCGAAATTTATATCCGAACTTGGTTCACCGCCGGTAACATTCGACACACCCACTTGTGCCTGATTCCGAATTCAAACTTGCTTAAATATCTCACaaagtatttcttttttggcTTTTGAAGAGGATTAGCCCTCTTCTTTCGGCAATTATCGCTGGTCATCTCAAATTCTTGTCCGGCATATTTGAATTTCTGACCCTTCGGTAACTTCTGATGATATTTTCCGATCTAATTTCTGTTTAATGATATTGGGTGGCAAGAACAAATTAAGGGCTATCTTATTTTTAGACTTTGAGGAGGCATGTTgatggattttatttttagacatttttacGTCTTGTACAGCATGAAGAGTCAATTTTGTAAGCAACAACACCGatgattttaaatatcatgaaatttcaattgGTGATGAGTTGAAACATTAACATTTCTTGTTTCAAGGAATTCTCCGAACCTAAATAACCTCCTCCGAACATTAAGTTGTCAGCAAAAGGTGCTAAATGtactaaattataattttgtagGTGGTGTAGATTAAACATAATCAAAAATGGTGTCACATAACGGTTTAACATGCATTAATCAGCAATAATTTTTAGGTGGATTGAATATTTATCTTATAACATTATACATAAGAAAcaacttttttgtaaaaattgtaGACCATCTGAACACTTAGTTGTTAGGGATCGTATCGATTGATTTATGGCATTAAATGCATTGATTATTCACTCAGTTAGTGGTACtgttatttttgacattttaattttgcaataattttaatacataacTGAGGGAATTACAATATATATACATCAACAGAATCTATcgataattatgaaaaatcacaacaaattatttatttccgtacgaaaaccaaaaattcttATACGTAGTGTTTCTAACACGTCTCATAAGTTAATGAAAGTTATTAGgttagagaaaaattaaatattaacatatttctgaaaataaacatatattaTTACACTTTGAGAGGTTTGTAAATGACCAGCAACATGTTGTTGAGTTGCGCCACCCTCAAGGATTACAATAGCTCTGTACATTTCTTGTTCTCTTAAATGTCGTCTTGCCATAATCAACTGAACTAACCGCTAACTGAACAACTTGTGAATACCcgttatttgttaaaaaaaaagaacaacaCAAAAATCTAactattattaacaaattttatttttttatacattctttcttttatcGTCGgtctgattatttttttatctttaatattgAACTGATAACAGTACGtctatttattaacaaaaaaccGCTTTCGTacggaaataaataatttgttgcgATTTTTCGTCAGTACCCCAAGACTCTGTTGATGTGTGTAATTTTCTCTCATTTAAACACGTTTTTGTATTGTATCTGTTTTCGTTcacgagatccccatgctgggCATCCTTACCGTCGACACACTGTATACAGGGcgaataataatttactaatACAGAAGGCAAGTTAATACTGGCATGCAGGGGTAAATAATTACGAAATATCTCTCTTTTGGAATGTTGTTTTTCGCTTTAAACTGCTGATTAGCACCTCTTGAGATTAGTTGAATGGCCGTCATTTAAAAGACGTGTTTTAAATCACACGATTAAGCACCAAAATGACCCCTTACTTCGGTACGAAAGGAGATTTGATAATTACACCATATAgatttatacagggttattcaaatTCTCTACTTACCATTGGGATCTTAAAccataaaaccataaaatataTGAGGTTGTTTCCATCGTAACACTCATATCTGAGtagtgtttcattattttatttattataaatatattttgcaCTATTGCGTTTATCTTTACTACAAGTTTTACACGCCatttaattcagaaaatcaaagtatttcaaaaaatgcaataaaaaattcagatacgtgttaaaaaaaattaagttgaggATGGTTCCCAAACTCCGAAAcgttatatttaaaatctaatgaCGCCATCTTATAAAGGAGCAAAAGTGTCCATGTGTCCA of Euwallacea similis isolate ESF13 chromosome 3, ESF131.1, whole genome shotgun sequence contains these proteins:
- the LOC136419739 gene encoding uncharacterized protein, producing the protein MAMIYKPSVNPAALIEEVRKRPCLYDNRSGHGNHMLKNAAWGEIGGALFDDKWQEYSPAEKDLRVKDMQVKWKSIRDNFARQLRFQDQVKSVPNYSNPTKKYMFMDQLSFLQPYIHKRENRIAFSEDSKDSAGTDSEGSLGVSESKPLTSSGDFLEVSSASPSQMQFVSIQPKPFVAGTLTPVDLNSGLSFGEEPPMKKVAKCLEELVSFQKEQKDDDPMGNRKFLLSLLPFMKKLPDDVNLEVRLQLMSVLETYTSSKNVLTAP